One stretch of Anolis carolinensis isolate JA03-04 chromosome 3, rAnoCar3.1.pri, whole genome shotgun sequence DNA includes these proteins:
- the atp5po gene encoding ATP synthase subunit O, mitochondrial — protein sequence MNLRRTTAHALWLLAGQGRTRCDLQEENMAASVGLVQKVRHFSTSLVRPVSKLVQPPIQVYGLEGRYATALYSAASKQKKLENVEKELTRVLTLMKDPKLSAVVMNPHIKGAVKQKTVNDVLLKEKLSPITVNFFNVLAENGRLSYTPSVISAFGRIMSAHRGEVLCSVTTAQALDEASITELKTTLNGFLAKGEVLKLETKTDSSILGGMIVSIGDKYIDMSTKTKIQKLTKIMKETV from the exons ATGAACCTGCGCAGAACGACTGCGCATGCGCTCTGGCTGCTTGCAGGACAGGGAAGGACCCGCTGTGACCTACAGGAGGAGAACATGGCGGCGTCGGTGGGGCTCGTTCAGAAG GTACGCCACTTCAGTACTTCTCTGGTGAGGCCAGTATCAAAACTGGTACAG CCCCCAATTCAAGTGTATGGATTGGAAGGACGATATGCCACCGCACTTTACTCAGCTGCTTCTAAGCAAAAGAAGTTAGAAAATGTAGAAAAGGAGCTGACTCGGgtgttg ACACTAATGAAGGACCCCAAATTATCTGCAGTTGTTATGAATCCTCACATAAAAGGTGCAGTAAAACAAAAGACCGTTAATGATGTTCTGCTGAAAGAGAAGCTCTCTCCTATCACTGTCAATTTTTTCA atGTCCTTGCTGAAAATGGTCGCCTGAGCTACACTCCAAGTGTAATCTCTGCGTTTGGTAGGATCATGAGCGCACATCGCGGAGAGGTCTTGTGCTCTGTGACAACTGCTCAG GCCTTGGATGAAGCCAGTATTACTGAGCTGAAAACAACTCTGAATGGTTTTCTAGCAAAGGGAGAAGTACTGAAGCTGGAAACAAAG ACTGACTCATCCATTTTAGGAGGAATGATTGTCAGCATTGGTGATAAATACATTGACATGTCTACAAAGACTAAGATTCAGAAGCTGACCAAGATCATGAAAGAGACTGTCTAG